A portion of the Wolbachia endosymbiont of Oedothorax gibbosus genome contains these proteins:
- a CDS encoding helix-turn-helix domain-containing protein, with the protein MFVSVSDVSPIRYKIGQKIEDCRLMQRCTQAELASKIGLAYQEVTNYENGYISIPIEVLYIIARVLSVDIVDLLPEPVIVREDSYEDEEILYLTKIYENQKLGKIVPSLVRFVHISEKINQEEASNEQIKSVKR; encoded by the coding sequence ATGTTTGTTTCTGTAAGTGATGTTAGTCCTATACGCTACAAAATAGGGCAAAAAATAGAAGATTGTAGATTAATGCAAAGGTGTACTCAAGCAGAGTTGGCAAGTAAAATCGGATTAGCATATCAAGAAGTAACCAATTATGAAAATGGGTATATTTCTATTCCAATTGAAGTACTATATATAATAGCAAGAGTATTATCAGTTGACATTGTAGATTTATTACCTGAACCAGTAATAGTAAGGGAAGACAGCTATGAAGACGAGGAAATACTCTATCTAACAAAAATATACGAGAATCAAAAGTTAGGCAAAATAGTACCTTCATTAGTCAGGTTTGTTCATATTAGCGAAAAAATCAATCAAGAGGAAGCAAGCAACGAACAGATAAAATCTGTTAAACGATGA
- a CDS encoding IS4 family transposase, which translates to MANESNEWAKNEFGDASLGDKRLTERLVNIANSVIGSPESSINEACGSWSEAKAAYRFFQNENVKEVDILASHIDKTVERTKAHKRVLVIQDTTYISYSSHKKTSGLGSIAGKGGKGTVMHTALAVSTEGLVLGILDQKIYSRPPISEEEKRLKSHRSNVHIEDKESMKWLESLKKTNNIIDQTQTEVITVCDREADIHDFFELAHNLNSAILVRARHNRNVNKKFMYTRNKQKLWSFIQGLPCTGKVEVEIPARDDKQKRTAFLEIRFGKFMMSPHESHIKCKEGHIKYKPAALFSLQLYAIHVVERNSPPGASPLEWMLLTNLSVSTFEEAVEKISWYCLRWKIEILHKILKSGLKVEECRLGTAERLMRYLTVMSIIAWRIFFITSIARTNPTLPCTGLLAEEEWKVLYVKIHRKPCPSIAPTIKEAVSWIAQLGGHLARKSDPKPGPITLWKGWRRLFDLAEGWRLAHEPHICG; encoded by the coding sequence ATGGCAAACGAGAGTAATGAGTGGGCTAAAAATGAATTTGGAGATGCTTCACTTGGAGATAAAAGATTGACCGAAAGATTAGTGAATATTGCTAATAGTGTGATAGGTTCACCTGAAAGCTCAATTAATGAGGCATGCGGAAGTTGGTCAGAAGCAAAAGCTGCATATCGTTTTTTTCAAAATGAGAACGTAAAAGAAGTTGATATTCTAGCTTCACACATTGATAAAACAGTTGAAAGAACAAAAGCTCATAAAAGAGTCCTTGTAATTCAAGATACAACTTATATTTCATACTCAAGTCATAAAAAAACAAGCGGATTGGGAAGTATTGCTGGGAAAGGAGGTAAAGGTACAGTAATGCATACAGCCCTTGCTGTTAGTACGGAAGGTTTGGTACTAGGAATATTGGATCAAAAGATTTACTCGAGGCCACCAATTTCTGAAGAAGAAAAAAGACTAAAGAGTCATCGTAGTAACGTTCATATTGAGGATAAAGAAAGTATGAAATGGCTAGAAAGCTTAAAGAAAACAAATAATATTATAGATCAGACCCAAACAGAGGTTATAACTGTATGTGACAGAGAAGCAGATATACATGATTTTTTTGAACTTGCACATAATCTTAACTCAGCAATTTTAGTAAGAGCTCGTCACAACAGAAATGTAAATAAAAAATTTATGTATACCAGGAATAAGCAAAAATTATGGTCATTTATCCAAGGTCTTCCTTGCACTGGAAAAGTAGAAGTTGAAATCCCTGCTAGAGATGATAAGCAAAAAAGGACAGCATTTCTAGAAATTAGATTCGGAAAATTTATGATGAGTCCACATGAAAGCCACATAAAATGTAAAGAAGGTCACATAAAATATAAACCAGCAGCATTATTCAGTCTACAACTTTACGCAATTCATGTTGTTGAAAGAAATTCTCCTCCAGGAGCAAGTCCGCTAGAGTGGATGCTTTTAACAAATCTTTCGGTCAGTACTTTTGAAGAAGCTGTTGAAAAAATTAGTTGGTATTGTTTGAGATGGAAAATAGAGATATTGCATAAGATTTTAAAATCTGGTCTCAAAGTTGAGGAATGTAGACTTGGAACAGCAGAAAGATTAATGAGGTATTTAACAGTCATGAGCATTATTGCTTGGAGAATTTTCTTTATTACATCAATTGCAAGAACTAACCCAACATTACCATGTACTGGCTTATTAGCTGAGGAAGAATGGAAAGTTTTATATGTTAAAATACACAGAAAACCATGTCCAAGTATAGCCCCTACTATAAAAGAAGCCGTTTCGTGGATTGCTCAACTTGGAGGTCATTTAGCAAGAAAAAGCGACCCAAAACCAGGACCAATTACTCTTTGGAAAGGGTGGAGACGTCTCTTTGATCTAGCAGAAGGATGGAGACTTGCTCATGAACCACATATTTGTGGGTAA